The following proteins are encoded in a genomic region of Haloarcula salinisoli:
- the rpmC gene encoding 50S ribosomal protein L29, with the protein MAVLHVQEIRDMTPAEREAELEDLKTELLNARATLAAGGAPDNPGRIKELKKAIARIKTIQGEEGDLQSEDE; encoded by the coding sequence ATGGCCGTCCTCCACGTCCAGGAGATTCGCGACATGACCCCCGCCGAGCGAGAGGCGGAGTTAGAGGACCTCAAGACGGAGCTGCTCAACGCTCGCGCCACGCTGGCGGCGGGCGGCGCCCCGGACAACCCGGGTCGCATCAAGGAACTGAAGAAGGCCATCGCCCGAATCAAGACGATTCAGGGCGAAGAAGGCGACCTCCAGTCGGAGGACGAATAA
- the rpl4p gene encoding 50S ribosomal protein L4, with translation MQATIYTLDGEADGEVELPDVFETQVRSDLIAKAVHAAQANRKQDYGTDEYAGLRTPAESFGSGRGQAHVPQQDGRARRVPQAVKGRAAHPPKAEKDRSIDINDKERQLAVRSALAATTDAELVAERGHEFDREEVPVVVSDDFEDLVKTQEVLGLLEELGLDADIERADETKIKAGKGSMRGRKYRRPSSVLFVTSGEPSKAARNLAGVDVATAREVNTEDLAPGAAPGRLTVFTESAVEEVGDR, from the coding sequence ATGCAGGCAACTATCTACACTCTGGACGGCGAGGCCGACGGCGAGGTCGAGCTCCCCGATGTCTTCGAGACACAGGTTCGCTCGGACCTCATCGCCAAGGCCGTACACGCCGCCCAGGCAAACCGAAAGCAGGACTACGGTACCGACGAGTACGCCGGCCTCCGAACGCCGGCCGAGTCGTTCGGTAGCGGCCGCGGTCAGGCACACGTCCCACAGCAGGACGGTCGTGCCCGCCGCGTCCCGCAGGCGGTCAAGGGCCGCGCGGCCCACCCGCCGAAAGCCGAGAAAGACCGCTCTATCGACATCAACGACAAGGAGCGCCAGCTCGCCGTCCGGTCGGCACTCGCCGCCACGACGGACGCCGAACTCGTCGCCGAGCGCGGCCACGAGTTCGACCGCGAGGAGGTTCCCGTCGTCGTCTCCGACGACTTCGAGGACCTGGTCAAGACCCAGGAGGTCCTGGGGCTGCTGGAAGAACTCGGCCTCGACGCCGACATCGAGCGCGCCGACGAGACGAAGATCAAGGCCGGGAAGGGCTCGATGCGCGGTCGGAAGTACCGCCGCCCCTCCTCGGTCCTCTTCGTGACCAGCGGCGAGCCGTCGAAGGCCGCCCGCAACCTCGCGGGCGTCGACGTGGCCACCGCACGGGAGGTCAACACGGAAGACCTCGCGCCAGGCGCCGCGCCCGGTCGGCTCACTGTCTTCACCGAGTCCGCAGTCGAGGAGGTGGGTGACCGATGA
- a CDS encoding MTH1187 family thiamine-binding protein: protein MTCIGFLSVAPVVEESMAPYVADAVAALEEFDVEYETTPMGTVIEAEDSAELFAAAHAAHEAVGAQSDRVETFLKIDDKRGVDQRASEKVSRVEEELGREARSGGSDDGD from the coding sequence ATGACCTGTATCGGGTTCCTGTCGGTCGCACCGGTCGTCGAGGAGAGCATGGCGCCCTACGTCGCCGACGCGGTCGCCGCGCTGGAGGAGTTCGACGTCGAGTACGAGACCACGCCGATGGGCACCGTCATCGAGGCCGAGGACAGCGCGGAGCTGTTCGCGGCGGCCCACGCCGCCCACGAGGCCGTCGGCGCCCAGTCCGACCGCGTGGAGACGTTCCTGAAAATCGACGACAAGCGCGGCGTCGACCAGCGTGCCAGCGAGAAGGTTAGCCGAGTAGAGGAGGAACTGGGCCGGGAGGCGCGAAGCGGCGGCTCGGACGATGGAGATTAA
- a CDS encoding NAD(P)-dependent oxidoreductase: protein MELLVFGASGRVGRRVCAYAVSDGHSVTAFVRDAARAPDGVSIIEGDVTDPETVGAAVSGQDAVCSALGPGDEGDLAALDTGIENLVAAMEASGVERLVAVGTAGILQATPGRLRLDVDDFPAGLGPLAAAHRAVYDSLRPSGLDWTLVCPPRMPDGPPTNHYRTAVDYLPEGGQSVSTGDVAAFVYDALVNDRHSCERVGIAY, encoded by the coding sequence ATGGAGCTGCTCGTCTTCGGTGCCAGTGGTCGCGTCGGGCGCCGGGTCTGTGCGTACGCAGTGTCCGACGGCCACAGTGTGACGGCGTTCGTTCGTGACGCCGCGCGGGCCCCCGACGGCGTCTCGATTATCGAGGGTGACGTGACCGATCCAGAGACCGTTGGGGCCGCAGTCAGCGGTCAGGACGCCGTCTGTAGCGCGCTCGGACCCGGCGACGAGGGTGATCTCGCGGCGCTCGACACCGGTATCGAGAACCTTGTCGCCGCGATGGAAGCCAGCGGCGTCGAGCGACTGGTCGCCGTCGGCACCGCAGGAATCCTTCAGGCCACGCCGGGACGACTCCGGCTCGACGTGGACGACTTTCCCGCGGGATTGGGACCGCTCGCCGCCGCCCACCGGGCTGTGTACGACAGCCTCAGGCCCTCGGGGCTCGACTGGACACTCGTCTGCCCGCCCCGGATGCCCGACGGCCCGCCGACGAATCACTATCGCACTGCGGTCGATTACCTCCCGGAAGGCGGTCAGTCCGTCTCGACCGGCGACGTGGCGGCGTTCGTCTACGACGCGCTCGTCAACGACAGGCACAGCTGCGAGCGCGTCGGTATCGCCTACTGA
- a CDS encoding 50S ribosomal protein L22, producing the protein MGISYSVDADPDATAKAMLRERQMSFKHSKAIAREIKGKTAGEAVEFLDSVIAGDQPVAFKQHNSGVGHKSKVDGWDAGRFPKKASEAFQDLLENAIGNADHQGFDGEAMEIMHVAAHKVGESQGRKPRAMGRASAWNSTQVDVELILEEVEG; encoded by the coding sequence ATGGGAATCAGCTACTCAGTCGACGCCGACCCGGACGCCACCGCGAAAGCGATGCTTCGGGAGCGGCAGATGAGCTTCAAGCACAGCAAGGCTATCGCCCGCGAAATCAAGGGCAAGACGGCCGGCGAGGCCGTCGAGTTCCTCGATAGCGTTATCGCCGGCGACCAGCCGGTCGCGTTCAAACAGCACAACTCCGGTGTCGGCCACAAGTCGAAGGTCGACGGGTGGGACGCCGGTCGGTTCCCGAAGAAGGCCAGCGAGGCCTTCCAGGACCTGCTCGAGAACGCCATCGGCAACGCCGACCACCAGGGCTTCGACGGTGAAGCCATGGAGATCATGCACGTCGCCGCCCACAAGGTCGGCGAGTCGCAGGGTCGAAAACCGCGTGCGATGGGTCGGGCCTCGGCGTGGAACTCCACGCAGGTCGACGTCGAACTCATCCTCGAGGAGGTCGAAGGCTAA
- a CDS encoding putative RNA uridine N3 methyltransferase: MTTSVLVPDSLTREAEDRREATRKIGYVARAATVFNVDRLTVFPDPDGAGKWEDGFVETVLRYAATPPHLRKEMWGKRDELEYVGVLPPLRVRSQTGSGSEGSGSLRQGIVTEVGADGRVRVNCGMQHPISLPVPDGLDVGKGERVTVRVSSRRPVRAKLVDAPISGFDVVSADLNMALSRDDAGLTIASSRYGELATTRRLGELAQRRAREGGMTVAFGAPERGLPSILDVDPDAVRGDQRNDESTGFDLWLNTVPNQGSEVVRTEEAMFASLACLTLTE, from the coding sequence ATGACGACCAGCGTACTCGTGCCCGACTCCCTCACACGGGAAGCCGAGGACCGACGCGAGGCAACTCGCAAAATCGGATACGTGGCCCGCGCGGCCACCGTGTTCAACGTCGACCGGCTGACGGTGTTTCCGGACCCAGACGGGGCCGGCAAGTGGGAAGACGGGTTCGTCGAAACCGTGCTGCGGTACGCCGCGACGCCGCCACACCTCCGAAAAGAGATGTGGGGCAAGCGGGACGAACTAGAGTACGTCGGCGTCCTGCCGCCGCTCCGCGTGCGTTCACAGACCGGCTCCGGATCCGAGGGTTCGGGGTCGTTAAGACAGGGAATCGTGACCGAGGTCGGAGCTGATGGGCGCGTCCGGGTCAATTGCGGAATGCAACACCCGATCTCTCTGCCCGTTCCAGACGGACTGGACGTGGGTAAGGGGGAGCGCGTGACCGTCAGGGTCTCTTCGCGACGGCCGGTCCGGGCGAAACTCGTCGACGCCCCCATATCGGGGTTCGACGTCGTTTCCGCGGACCTCAACATGGCACTCTCGCGTGACGACGCCGGACTCACTATCGCCTCATCGCGATACGGTGAGCTGGCAACGACTCGTCGCCTGGGCGAACTGGCCCAACGACGGGCCCGCGAGGGCGGCATGACAGTCGCCTTCGGGGCACCCGAGCGTGGGTTACCGTCCATACTCGACGTGGACCCGGACGCCGTCCGGGGAGACCAGCGGAACGACGAATCCACAGGGTTCGACCTCTGGCTGAATACGGTTCCGAACCAGGGCAGCGAGGTCGTGCGAACTGAAGAAGCGATGTTCGCCTCCCTCGCCTGTCTAACCCTCACGGAGTAA
- a CDS encoding ribonuclease P protein component 1, giving the protein MPLTPETLTRHELVGLDVEVVAASNPDAIGISGSVVMETTQLLTVERDTRVWHVPKDSATFAFDLDGQTVRVEGERLVDRPARRTANAGDSKWR; this is encoded by the coding sequence ATGCCACTGACACCCGAGACGCTCACACGACACGAACTCGTCGGCCTCGACGTCGAGGTCGTCGCGGCGTCCAACCCGGACGCTATCGGTATCAGCGGCAGCGTCGTCATGGAGACGACACAGCTGCTGACTGTCGAGAGAGACACTCGGGTGTGGCACGTGCCGAAGGACAGCGCGACGTTCGCGTTCGACCTGGACGGACAGACCGTTCGGGTGGAGGGCGAGCGACTCGTCGACCGTCCCGCTCGACGCACAGCGAACGCAGGTGATTCCAAATGGCGCTAG
- a CDS encoding GTPBP1 family GTP-binding protein — translation MSPDRAVLQRALDRGEQEGGSVEFKERLTEDLHLSEGRLESLAAQLRHRVLSGEGEATYVVGVTDEGGLAGISPAEFSESMDVLSLLAEEAGAHIEEVQTWGVDGVADDGDGPTKGIVGVATIREGAVLEDDDHIVVGTAGHVDHGKSTLVGSLVTGEADDGEGNTRGFLDVQPHEVERGLSADLSYGVYGFDDDGPVRMDNPHRKTDRARVVEESDRLVSFVDTVGHEPWLRTTIRGLVGQKLDYGLLTVAADDGVTETTREHLGILLATELPTIVALTKTDLVSDDRVSEVEREVERALREVDKTPLRVERHGIDAAIEEISETVVPVVTTSAVTQRGLDTLDEMFERLPKTGGEVGEFRMYIDRTYNVQGVGAVASGTVKSGEVEAGDELLLGPMQDGQFREVEVRSIEMHYHRVDEAKAGRIVGIALKGVREADIERGMVLLPRDADPEPVREFEAEVMVLNHPTRIGDGYEPVVHLETISEAAKFYPAEGQLLPGDAGQTRVRFKFRSYLVEEGQKFVFREGRSKGVGTVTDVGTE, via the coding sequence ATGAGCCCCGACCGGGCCGTCCTCCAGCGCGCGCTGGACCGCGGCGAACAGGAGGGTGGCAGCGTCGAGTTCAAGGAGCGGCTCACCGAGGATCTCCATCTCTCGGAGGGGCGGCTGGAATCGCTGGCCGCACAGCTTCGCCACCGTGTCCTCTCCGGAGAGGGCGAGGCGACCTACGTCGTCGGCGTGACCGACGAGGGCGGGCTGGCCGGTATCTCTCCCGCCGAGTTCTCCGAGTCGATGGACGTACTGAGCCTGCTCGCCGAGGAGGCTGGCGCCCACATCGAAGAGGTCCAGACGTGGGGTGTCGACGGCGTCGCCGACGACGGCGACGGCCCGACCAAGGGCATCGTCGGCGTCGCCACTATCCGCGAAGGCGCGGTGCTGGAGGACGACGACCACATCGTCGTGGGCACGGCGGGCCACGTCGACCACGGCAAGTCCACGCTCGTGGGGTCGCTCGTCACGGGTGAGGCCGACGACGGTGAGGGCAACACGCGAGGCTTCCTGGACGTGCAACCCCACGAGGTCGAACGCGGTCTCTCCGCTGACCTCTCGTATGGCGTCTACGGCTTCGACGACGACGGTCCCGTGCGGATGGACAATCCCCATCGCAAGACTGACCGGGCCCGCGTCGTCGAGGAGTCCGACCGGCTGGTGAGCTTCGTCGATACCGTGGGCCACGAGCCCTGGCTTCGGACCACGATTCGCGGGCTGGTGGGCCAGAAACTGGACTACGGTCTGCTCACCGTGGCTGCCGACGACGGCGTCACGGAGACGACCCGCGAGCATCTGGGCATCCTGCTGGCGACCGAGCTTCCGACCATCGTCGCGCTCACGAAGACAGACCTCGTGTCCGACGACCGGGTCAGCGAGGTCGAGCGGGAGGTCGAGCGGGCCCTGCGTGAGGTCGACAAGACGCCGCTTCGGGTCGAACGCCACGGTATCGACGCCGCTATCGAGGAGATATCCGAAACCGTGGTCCCCGTGGTGACGACCAGTGCCGTCACACAGCGCGGGCTGGACACGCTGGACGAGATGTTCGAACGGCTGCCCAAGACCGGCGGCGAGGTCGGCGAGTTCCGGATGTACATCGACCGGACCTACAACGTCCAGGGCGTGGGCGCCGTCGCGTCCGGGACGGTCAAATCCGGCGAAGTAGAGGCCGGCGACGAACTCCTGCTGGGCCCGATGCAGGACGGCCAGTTCCGCGAGGTCGAGGTCCGCTCTATCGAGATGCACTACCACCGCGTCGACGAGGCCAAGGCCGGCCGTATCGTCGGTATCGCGCTCAAGGGGGTGCGAGAGGCCGACATCGAGCGCGGAATGGTGTTGCTCCCCCGGGACGCAGACCCCGAGCCAGTCCGGGAGTTCGAGGCCGAGGTGATGGTGCTCAACCACCCGACACGAATCGGCGACGGCTACGAGCCGGTCGTCCACCTAGAGACCATCAGCGAGGCCGCGAAGTTCTACCCGGCCGAGGGCCAGCTGTTGCCGGGCGACGCCGGCCAGACCAGGGTTCGGTTCAAATTCCGGTCGTACCTGGTCGAGGAAGGACAGAAGTTCGTCTTCCGCGAGGGCCGCTCGAAGGGCGTCGGGACGGTCACCGACGTGGGGACGGAGTAA
- a CDS encoding 30S ribosomal protein S3, protein MADEQQFIEDGLQRTQIDEFFADELGRAGYGGMDVAKTPMGTQIVLKAEKPGMVIGKGGKNIRKITTELEERFNLDDPQVDVQEVEEPDLNARIVADRLGNALERGWYFRKAGHTTIDRIMESGALGAEIVLSGKVTGARSRVEKFNRGYIKHNGEPAEDIVDSGVGVAVMKLGTIGVQVKIIPPNAELPDDFEVYDDVEVEDYVADTDGESVEELLEGEPEEATEAEVAADEAAAAEPADDAPDEEVIEEEVDVPTDDDVEDVDVDELEEAVDEELDEETEAEAEELMDEMDDDEEEAEQ, encoded by the coding sequence ATGGCCGACGAACAGCAGTTCATCGAGGACGGCCTCCAGCGGACCCAGATCGACGAGTTCTTCGCGGACGAACTCGGTCGCGCCGGCTACGGCGGCATGGACGTCGCCAAGACGCCGATGGGTACCCAGATCGTCCTCAAAGCCGAGAAGCCAGGGATGGTCATCGGCAAGGGCGGGAAGAACATCCGGAAGATCACGACGGAACTCGAGGAGCGGTTCAACCTCGACGACCCGCAGGTCGACGTCCAGGAAGTCGAGGAGCCGGACCTCAACGCCCGCATCGTCGCGGACCGCCTGGGCAACGCCCTCGAACGTGGCTGGTACTTCCGCAAGGCCGGCCACACCACCATCGACCGCATCATGGAGTCCGGTGCGCTCGGTGCCGAGATCGTCCTCTCAGGGAAGGTCACGGGCGCCCGCTCGCGTGTGGAGAAGTTCAACCGCGGCTACATCAAGCACAACGGTGAACCCGCCGAGGACATCGTCGACAGCGGCGTCGGCGTCGCGGTGATGAAGCTGGGCACCATCGGTGTCCAGGTGAAGATCATCCCGCCGAACGCGGAACTCCCCGACGACTTCGAGGTCTACGACGACGTCGAGGTCGAGGACTACGTCGCCGACACGGACGGCGAGTCCGTCGAGGAGCTGCTCGAAGGCGAGCCCGAGGAGGCCACCGAGGCAGAGGTTGCGGCCGACGAGGCCGCTGCCGCCGAGCCAGCCGACGACGCTCCCGACGAAGAGGTCATCGAAGAAGAAGTCGACGTCCCCACCGACGACGACGTCGAGGACGTCGACGTCGACGAACTCGAAGAGGCCGTCGACGAGGAACTCGACGAGGAGACCGAGGCGGAAGCCGAGGAGCTCATGGACGAGATGGACGACGACGAAGAGGAGGCTGAGCAGTAA
- the rpl3p gene encoding 50S ribosomal protein L3 has translation MPQPSRPRKGSLGFGPRKRSTSETPRFNSWPSDDGQPGVQGFAGYKAGMTHVVLVNDEPNSPREGMEETVPVTVVETPPMRAVALRAYEDTPYGQRPLTEVWTDEFHSDLDRTLNLPEDHDPDAAEEQIRDAHDDGRLGDVRLITHTVPDAVPSVPKKKPDVMETRVGGGSVSDRLEHALELVDDGGEHSMNDVFRAGEYTDIAGVTKGKGTQGPVKRWGVQKRKGKHARQGWRRRIGNLGPWNPSRVRSTVPQQGQTGYHQRTELNKRLIDIGEGDDASVDGGFVNYGEVDGPYTLVKGSVPGPDKRLVRFRPAVRPNDQPRLDPEVRFVSTESNQG, from the coding sequence ATGCCACAACCAAGCAGACCACGCAAAGGCTCGCTGGGCTTCGGCCCGCGCAAGCGCTCGACGAGCGAGACGCCTCGCTTCAACAGCTGGCCGTCCGACGACGGGCAGCCGGGCGTCCAGGGGTTCGCCGGCTACAAGGCGGGCATGACACACGTCGTGCTCGTCAACGACGAACCCAACTCCCCCCGCGAAGGGATGGAGGAGACTGTCCCGGTGACAGTCGTCGAGACGCCACCGATGCGCGCCGTCGCCCTGCGTGCGTACGAAGACACGCCGTACGGTCAGCGTCCGCTGACGGAGGTATGGACCGACGAGTTCCACTCGGATCTCGACCGGACCCTCAACCTGCCGGAGGACCACGACCCGGACGCTGCTGAGGAACAGATACGCGACGCTCACGACGACGGTCGGCTGGGCGACGTGCGTCTCATCACGCACACCGTCCCCGACGCCGTCCCGAGCGTCCCGAAGAAAAAGCCCGACGTGATGGAGACTCGCGTCGGCGGTGGGTCCGTTTCGGACCGCCTCGAGCACGCCCTCGAGCTCGTCGACGACGGTGGCGAGCACTCGATGAACGACGTCTTCCGCGCCGGTGAGTACACCGACATCGCGGGCGTCACCAAGGGCAAAGGGACGCAGGGTCCCGTCAAGCGGTGGGGCGTCCAGAAGCGGAAGGGCAAACACGCCCGCCAGGGCTGGCGCCGACGCATCGGCAACCTCGGCCCGTGGAACCCATCTCGCGTGCGCTCGACGGTCCCCCAGCAGGGCCAGACCGGCTACCACCAGCGCACGGAGCTGAACAAGCGCCTCATCGACATCGGCGAGGGCGACGACGCCTCCGTCGACGGCGGCTTCGTCAACTACGGCGAGGTCGACGGGCCGTACACGCTCGTCAAAGGTTCGGTCCCCGGTCCGGACAAGCGCCTGGTGCGCTTCCGGCCCGCGGTCCGACCGAACGACCAGCCGCGCCTCGACCCCGAGGTGCGCTTCGTCTCCACGGAATCGAACCAGGGATAA
- a CDS encoding helix-turn-helix domain-containing protein, protein MSVQVEEIGGLDRATDAVASLLSDRQQEAIQTALELGYYEIPRAVSHEDVADHIGCAPSTAAEHLRKAESTLLGSLLA, encoded by the coding sequence GTGTCGGTGCAGGTCGAGGAGATAGGTGGGCTCGACCGGGCGACGGACGCTGTGGCGTCGCTGCTGAGTGACCGCCAGCAGGAAGCGATTCAGACAGCGCTGGAGCTTGGCTACTACGAGATTCCGCGGGCAGTGAGCCACGAGGACGTCGCCGACCACATCGGGTGTGCGCCCAGCACGGCAGCCGAACACCTTCGGAAGGCCGAGTCGACACTCCTCGGGTCCCTGCTGGCGTGA
- a CDS encoding response regulator, whose translation MGDGTRVLVVEDDAEHRAVYDRVLSEFYAVSTVASGATAVETMTDDTDVVVLDRPLPELSVARLVDELTNRHHDCCVGLVTRSEPYFDVTRWLGVDDYLVKPVTTEGLRDTVDGLLALAEYDATYRTLSQKRVRKSVLAQEQRSTRRPQNPDCARLRADIERLERDLEELAEQLDGTARALER comes from the coding sequence ATGGGGGACGGGACTCGTGTTCTCGTCGTCGAGGACGACGCCGAACACCGGGCGGTGTACGACCGCGTGCTCTCCGAGTTCTACGCGGTCTCGACGGTCGCCAGCGGGGCCACCGCCGTCGAGACGATGACCGACGACACCGACGTCGTCGTCCTCGACCGGCCCCTCCCGGAGCTGTCGGTGGCCAGGCTCGTCGATGAACTCACGAACCGACACCACGACTGCTGTGTGGGGCTGGTGACCCGCAGCGAGCCCTACTTCGATGTCACCCGGTGGCTGGGCGTCGACGACTACCTGGTCAAGCCCGTGACTACCGAGGGGTTGCGCGACACCGTCGACGGGCTTCTCGCGCTGGCCGAATACGACGCTACCTACCGAACGCTGAGTCAGAAGCGCGTCAGAAAGAGCGTGCTGGCCCAGGAACAGCGGTCCACGAGACGCCCACAGAACCCGGATTGTGCACGCCTCCGTGCCGATATCGAACGCCTAGAGCGCGACCTCGAAGAGTTAGCCGAGCAACTCGACGGGACGGCGCGGGCACTGGAACGGTGA
- a CDS encoding 50S ribosomal protein L2: MGRRIQGQRRGRGTSTFRAPSHRYKADLEHRKVEDGDVIAGEVVDIEHDPARSAPVAAVEFEDGDHRLVLAPEGVGVGDELQVGVSAEIAPGNTLPLAEIPEGVPVCNVESSPGDGGRFARSSGVNATLLTHDRNVAVVKLPSGEMKRLDPQCRATIGVVAGGGRTDKPFVKAGKKHHKMKARGTKYPRVRGVAMNAVDHPFGGGGRQHPGKPKSISRNAPPGRKVGDIASKRTGRGGNE; this comes from the coding sequence ATGGGACGACGAATTCAGGGACAACGACGCGGTCGCGGGACGTCCACGTTCCGGGCGCCCTCGCACCGCTACAAAGCAGACCTGGAGCACCGCAAAGTCGAAGACGGCGACGTTATCGCCGGCGAAGTCGTCGACATCGAACACGACCCGGCCCGCTCGGCGCCCGTCGCGGCCGTCGAGTTCGAGGACGGCGACCACCGCCTCGTGCTCGCGCCGGAAGGCGTGGGCGTGGGCGACGAACTGCAGGTCGGCGTCAGCGCCGAGATCGCCCCCGGGAACACGCTCCCACTCGCGGAGATTCCCGAGGGGGTTCCGGTGTGTAACGTCGAGTCCAGCCCCGGTGACGGTGGCCGCTTCGCCCGCTCGTCGGGCGTCAACGCCACGCTGCTCACCCACGACCGCAACGTCGCGGTCGTGAAGCTCCCCTCCGGGGAGATGAAGCGACTGGACCCGCAGTGCCGTGCGACCATCGGCGTCGTCGCCGGTGGCGGCCGGACGGACAAGCCGTTCGTCAAGGCCGGCAAGAAGCACCACAAGATGAAAGCCCGCGGGACGAAGTACCCACGCGTCCGTGGTGTCGCGATGAACGCCGTCGACCACCCCTTCGGTGGCGGTGGCCGACAGCACCCGGGCAAGCCCAAGTCCATCTCCCGCAACGCCCCACCGGGCCGCAAAGTCGGGGACATCGCCTCGAAGCGGACCGGTCGAGGTGGTAACGAATGA
- a CDS encoding 50S ribosomal protein L23 — protein sequence MSWDVIKYPHVTEKAMNDMDFQNKLQFVVDDAAGKPEVAEAVESQYDVTVVGVNTQNTMDGNKKAVVRLSEDDDAQEVASRIGVF from the coding sequence ATGAGCTGGGACGTCATCAAGTACCCACACGTCACCGAGAAGGCCATGAACGACATGGACTTCCAGAACAAGCTCCAGTTCGTCGTCGACGACGCCGCTGGGAAACCCGAGGTCGCCGAGGCCGTCGAGTCCCAGTACGACGTCACCGTCGTCGGTGTGAACACGCAGAACACGATGGACGGCAACAAGAAGGCCGTCGTCCGCCTCTCCGAGGACGACGACGCCCAGGAAGTCGCCTCCAGAATCGGGGTGTTCTAA
- the mch gene encoding methenyltetrahydromethanopterin cyclohydrolase produces the protein MDTLNRMATELVDEAIDFADELTIDVHALDGDAAVLDFGVEVPGAVEAGLVLAELQTAGLATVQTGMEQVGAAPLTHVELGTDHPALALLCSQKGGWELTTDDFEGLGSGPARALVAEEDIFGRIGYREEEQFAVLAVETDQLPDQAVAAQVAERTGVPETGVFLPAFATASVTGSVVSAARAAEIAVFRLAELGYDPAEVLSANGRAPVAPVAADEATAMARTTDALAYGSEVHLTVDEPVGDVVDEVPSIAGAEYGRPLDGVFEDVDWDFAELPVELFGPAKVTIDVVGGETHVVGETHEDVLVESFGL, from the coding sequence ATGGATACGCTCAACCGGATGGCCACAGAGCTGGTCGACGAGGCCATCGACTTCGCCGACGAACTGACGATAGACGTCCACGCGCTGGACGGTGACGCCGCGGTACTCGACTTCGGTGTCGAGGTCCCCGGCGCCGTCGAGGCCGGCCTGGTGCTCGCGGAGCTCCAGACGGCCGGGCTGGCGACGGTCCAGACCGGGATGGAGCAGGTCGGGGCAGCTCCGCTGACACACGTCGAGCTCGGGACGGACCACCCGGCGCTGGCGCTGCTGTGTTCCCAGAAGGGCGGCTGGGAGCTGACCACGGATGACTTCGAAGGACTGGGCAGCGGCCCGGCCCGTGCGCTGGTCGCCGAAGAGGACATCTTCGGCCGAATCGGCTACCGGGAAGAGGAGCAGTTTGCCGTCCTCGCCGTCGAGACCGACCAGCTGCCCGACCAGGCCGTCGCCGCGCAGGTGGCCGAACGCACTGGCGTCCCCGAAACCGGGGTCTTCCTGCCCGCCTTCGCCACCGCGAGCGTCACCGGCAGCGTCGTGAGCGCGGCGCGGGCCGCCGAAATCGCCGTCTTCCGGCTGGCCGAGCTGGGCTACGACCCGGCGGAAGTGCTCTCGGCGAACGGTCGGGCGCCGGTCGCCCCCGTCGCGGCCGACGAGGCGACGGCGATGGCTCGAACCACTGACGCATTAGCCTACGGCAGCGAGGTCCATCTCACGGTCGACGAGCCAGTCGGCGATGTCGTCGACGAGGTCCCCTCCATCGCCGGCGCGGAGTACGGCCGACCGCTCGACGGCGTCTTCGAGGACGTCGACTGGGACTTCGCGGAGCTGCCGGTCGAGCTGTTCGGCCCGGCGAAGGTGACCATCGACGTCGTGGGCGGGGAGACCCACGTCGTCGGCGAGACCCACGAGGACGTGCTGGTCGAGAGCTTCGGGCTCTGA
- a CDS encoding 30S ribosomal protein S19, protein MSSEYQIGHEGEFTFRGHTLDELQDMELEEVAELLPARQRRSIERGLTEEKQKLLAKARDAEEEATANNPIRTHLRDMPVLPVMVDLTFAVHNGQEFERVRVEPEMLGHYLGEFQLTRSSVEHGQAGIGATRSSKFVPLK, encoded by the coding sequence ATGAGTTCAGAGTATCAAATCGGCCACGAGGGAGAGTTTACCTTCCGAGGCCACACGCTCGACGAGCTGCAGGACATGGAGCTCGAGGAAGTCGCGGAACTGCTCCCCGCTCGCCAGCGGCGAAGTATCGAACGCGGTCTGACCGAGGAAAAGCAGAAGCTCCTCGCGAAGGCCCGCGACGCCGAGGAGGAGGCGACGGCCAACAACCCCATCCGCACGCACCTGCGCGACATGCCGGTGCTGCCGGTGATGGTCGACCTCACCTTCGCCGTCCACAACGGTCAGGAGTTCGAGCGCGTGCGCGTCGAGCCGGAGATGCTCGGCCACTACCTCGGTGAGTTCCAGCTCACCCGCAGCTCGGTCGAACACGGTCAGGCCGGTATCGGGGCGACACGCTCCTCGAAATTCGTACCGCTCAAGTAA